A single Desulfonispora thiosulfatigenes DSM 11270 DNA region contains:
- a CDS encoding Rpn family recombination-promoting nuclease/putative transposase, giving the protein MKIQNSHDKIFKETFSDVKVTKDFINNYLPESIINIIDTNTLIPLKDSFIDKNLNEYFSDLLFGVKINERLGYIYFLFEHKSYTSKNIAFQLLKYMVEIWEAKITKEHTNELPIIIPLVIYHGKNKWQIRTTLGEMIEGYEELPEEIKEFIPNYKYLLYDVSKYKDEDIKGIAQLKIILTIFRDIFIKDKEGLKETITLAAKYLRELEDRQTGIEYFETFLKYVFNVGESLDEEDLKNIAEEIERIYPEGRELIMTTAERLRKEGRKEERKNVARKLLIKGMPVAEIIDITGLTKEEIEKLKRE; this is encoded by the coding sequence GTGAAAATACAAAACTCCCATGATAAAATTTTCAAGGAAACCTTTTCCGATGTCAAAGTGACAAAGGATTTTATAAATAATTACTTGCCAGAGAGCATTATAAATATTATAGATACAAATACCCTAATACCCCTAAAAGATAGTTTTATAGATAAGAACCTTAATGAATACTTTTCAGATTTATTATTTGGGGTAAAAATAAATGAAAGACTAGGATATATTTACTTTTTATTTGAACATAAGAGTTATACAAGTAAAAATATAGCCTTTCAACTACTAAAGTATATGGTAGAAATTTGGGAAGCAAAAATTACAAAAGAACATACTAATGAGCTACCAATAATAATACCTTTAGTAATATATCATGGAAAAAATAAATGGCAGATAAGAACAACCTTAGGAGAAATGATTGAAGGATATGAAGAACTTCCAGAAGAAATAAAGGAATTTATACCTAATTATAAATATCTTCTATATGATGTATCTAAATATAAAGATGAAGATATCAAAGGAATAGCCCAGCTTAAAATAATACTTACAATATTTAGGGATATATTTATTAAAGATAAAGAAGGGCTAAAAGAAACAATAACACTAGCTGCTAAATATCTTAGAGAACTAGAAGATAGGCAAACAGGAATAGAATATTTTGAAACATTTTTAAAGTATGTGTTTAATGTAGGAGAAAGTTTAGATGAAGAAGACCTTAAAAATATAGCTGAAGAAATAGAAAGAATCTATCCTGAAGGGAGAGAGCTAATTATGACTACCGCTGAAAGGTTAAGAAAAGAAGGAAGAAAAGAAGAACGCAAAAACGTGGCAAGAAAACTCCTAATTAAAGGTATGCCAGTTGCTGAAATCATTGATATTACAGGTTTAACTAAAGAAGAGATTGAAAAGCTAAAAAGAGAATAA
- a CDS encoding Rpn family recombination-promoting nuclease/putative transposase → MIKIISGIIVLRKQKGVTKMLDRETKNKSQDKSKHEFKENIPEKSKENDSSRVKLDEILKSLFGVSKKVLIQMMNSLFKENFDVNMTDVTFENNEFISDEYDIIRGDLFLKLSSQGGKPYHYHIELQTTNDNSMIIRMFEYGFKKAKEVAKYNNDAETVIYIPRQLVIFIEQNSNIKDELKMRLIFPDGQDIRYTVPVMKYWEYDARTLINEKMYPLLPLQVFKLRYKMESLRKRDENKNNKTNLRKAVLEAKREAEHIALEAKKLYEKDEINGDDLHKVLLAVGNLFEYLNDKYGEDKKLVEEVFSMTRTLYDPVVAEKALARGELKGRKEGRKEGIKEGRKEERKNVARNLLLLGIEIDKIVEATKLSKEEIKKLEKE, encoded by the coding sequence ATGATAAAAATTATAAGTGGTATAATAGTATTAAGAAAGCAAAAAGGCGTGACTAAAATGTTAGATAGGGAAACAAAAAATAAATCACAAGACAAATCAAAACATGAATTTAAAGAAAATATACCAGAAAAATCAAAAGAGAATGATAGCTCTAGGGTTAAATTAGATGAAATCTTAAAATCTTTATTTGGGGTTTCTAAAAAAGTATTAATTCAAATGATGAATAGCTTATTTAAAGAAAATTTTGATGTAAATATGACCGATGTAACCTTTGAAAATAATGAATTTATTTCAGATGAATATGATATTATCAGGGGCGATTTATTCCTAAAACTCTCGTCACAGGGCGGCAAGCCTTATCATTATCATATTGAATTACAAACCACAAATGATAACTCTATGATAATTAGAATGTTTGAGTATGGCTTTAAAAAGGCTAAAGAAGTTGCAAAATATAATAATGACGCAGAAACTGTTATTTATATTCCACGACAATTAGTAATTTTTATCGAGCAAAATTCTAATATTAAAGATGAACTAAAAATGAGGTTAATATTCCCAGATGGGCAAGATATTAGATACACAGTTCCTGTGATGAAATACTGGGAATATGATGCTAGAACTTTAATTAACGAAAAAATGTATCCGCTGTTGCCCTTACAAGTATTTAAGCTAAGGTATAAGATGGAGTCCTTAAGAAAAAGAGACGAAAATAAAAATAATAAGACTAATTTAAGAAAAGCCGTTTTAGAAGCAAAAAGAGAAGCCGAACATATCGCCCTAGAAGCAAAAAAATTATATGAAAAAGACGAAATTAATGGCGATGACCTACATAAAGTATTATTAGCAGTAGGGAATTTATTTGAATATTTAAATGATAAATACGGAGAAGATAAAAAATTAGTAGAGGAGGTTTTTTCTATGACTAGAACACTGTATGATCCAGTTGTAGCCGAAAAAGCACTTGCTAGAGGAGAATTAAAAGGAAGAAAAGAAGGAAGAAAAGAAGGAATAAAAGAAGGAAGAAAAGAAGAACGCAAAAATGTAGCCAGAAACCTTCTTTTATTAGGAATTGAGATAGATAAGATTGTGGAAGCCACAAAGTTATCTAAAGAAGAAATAAAAAAACTGGAAAAAGAATAA